One Nematostella vectensis chromosome 10, jaNemVect1.1, whole genome shotgun sequence genomic window carries:
- the LOC116604604 gene encoding uncharacterized protein LOC116604604: MDNDDTEVCGYIHNVSPIKKSTKTSYFDLQLQTKSELLRAVCFAPKRRGEFESKSKAVSPVKLKRFRLDETNSTKTILLSREAELIDTTIDFESVPIPPTNNIASLTGAHLNQLIDITATVSQLSTIKTMDTRLGEKDKVECYLADPTSAIKLKAWGDHAHEINERKTYTFKNLRVVKEYNSSSLALATSVHCCKITE; the protein is encoded by the coding sequence ATGGACAACGATGACACAGAAGTGTGTGGGTATATCCATAATGTTTCTCCGATAAAGAAAAGCACTAAGACCTCATATTTTGACCTCCAACTGCAAACCAAATCAGAGCTTCTGAGGGCCGTTTGTTTTGCACCCAAGCGCCGAGGTGAATTTGAAAGCAAGAGCAAAGCTGTTAGCCCAGTAAAGTTAAAGAGGTTCAGGCTGGACGAAACAAATAGCACAAAAACTATCCTTCTATCTCGTGAGGCAGAGTTAATTGACACCACCATTGATTTTGAATCTGTACCAATACCTCCTACCAATAACATTGCCTCGTTAACAGGAGCACATTTAAACCAGCTTATCGACATAACAGCAACAGTTTCCCAGCTATCAACCATTAAAACGATGGATACCCGTCTAGGAGAGAAAGATAAAGTTGAATGTTACCTAGCAGATCCAACAAGTGCAATAAAGCTAAAAGCCTGGGGAGACCATGCCCACGAAATTAACGAAAGGAAAACTTACACCTTCAAGAATTTGAGGGTTGTGAAAGAGTATAATTCAAGTAGTTTGGCTCTAGCCACTTCCGTGCATTGTTGCAAGATCACTGAGTGA
- the LOC5521962 gene encoding uncharacterized protein LOC5521962 isoform X2 yields MILIRTFSVQARNDKDNEQRSEGSLESRSTEGDQFMRNAITQYLIRTTPRVLQILTQIAWQSYGYFFFVYIVGISTSSIGILYFVSQLTKALVIVLLKYFRQNLFRLSSRLAQHGQDKTLHAFGSIGVLIFWPFVLAPCVGCVVESTEGILVAAYVFPIFLYSASWTLVEVTKWEQMEPLYWTHGNHLYHSLKSCSQRSWLGITLHAVTWIFLALDTSGPEISRKTQASFSHQTIFILAVGFFATFLYQIASGSSRTRPRSKRSEKDVKENQIELVEFSSKPPLTPPPPLPTPIASSEPLPLPPPPPPTGIDIPHSPSKDDLPLPPPPEEVSLPPPDESPPSSKHPPTVSPSSSSAPPRPSTPPSVSSAPPQPTNFCDTPGTRPWRYRLQNLQYLQSMFTYVLSANTFNIFLFFLPVYLVESLAFDKYSAAYVPAVVFVGWGLGTLAGKKLVDVTGFKVLFCISSLVTFLASVWFYAQTESSKYVLYVPALMMGFSSCLAVVTSHMMVVIQSRATEERPVGVDDFTTTVEFLTNGFVVFIIMQLHPGSQSGSVDQYLRLVMFLVPALHVAVAIVESIFYVHLPLPPSQEQLSTEAKHRKEDIKIKTVRLNMTTVHGSGKELEIAEEDLKVLEDLPSTNV; encoded by the exons ATGATATTGATCCGAACATTTTCTGTACAAGCAAGAAATGACAAGGACAATGAACAAAGAAGCGAAGGGAGTCTTGAAAGCCGATCGACCGAGGGAGACCAATTCATGAGGAATGCCATCACTCAGTATCTTATCCGTACAACGCCTCGGGTGCTTCAGATATTAACGCAAATTGCATGGCAATCGTATGGATATTTCTTCTTCGTTTACATTGTTGGAATATCTACTTCAAGTATTGGCATTCTCTATTTTGTATCGCAACTCACAAAAGCGCTTGTCATAGTTTTATTGAAGTACTTTCGACAAAACCTGTTCAGACTTTCGAGCCGTCTGGCACAACATGGCCAAGACAAAACATTGCACGCTTTTGGATCTATAGGAGTTTTGATATTTTGGCCATTTGTACTGGCGCCGTGTGTAGGATGTGTAGTCGAGTCTACAGAGGGGATTCTAGTTGCTGCATATGTCTTTCCTATTTTCCTATACTCGGCGAGCTGGACGTTAGTGGAAGTCACAAAATGGGAGCAAATGGAACCCTTGTATTGGACACATGGAAATCATCTGTATCACTCTTTAAAAAG TTGTAGCCAAAGATCTTGGCTAGGAATCACCCTACATGCGGTCACATGGATATTTTTAGCCTTGGACACGTCAGGCCCAGAGATCTCGAGAAAAACGCAGGCGTCTTTCTCG CATCAAACAATATTCATATTGGCCGTTGGATTTTTCGCCACTTTTCTTTACCAAATAGCATCCGGAAGCAGTAGAACTAGACCTAGAAGTAAAAGGTCTGAAAAAG ATGTCAAAGAAAATCAGATCGAGCTCGTCGAATTCAGTTCCAAGCCCCCCTTAACACCACCTCCACCCCTTCCTACACCCATAGCCTCCTCTgagcccctccccctacccccaccaccaccaccgacAGGAATAGATATACCTCACTCTCCTTCTAAAGACGACCTCCcgctccccccaccccctgaggAAGTCTCACTGCCACCCCCTGATGAGTCTCCTCCGTCATCTAAACACCCTCCTACTGTTtcaccgtcatcatcctcGGCGCCGCCTCGACCATCGACGCCCCCTTCTGTCTCCTCGGCGCCTCCTCAGCCGACTAATTTCTGTGATACCCCTGGTACAAGGCCGTGGAGATATCGACTCCAAAACTTACAGTATTTGCAG tCGATGTTTACTTATGTTCTGAGCGCCAACACATTCAACATTTTCCTCTTCTTCCTTCCCGTCTATTTGGTGGAATCTTTAGCATTTGATAAG TATTCAGCAGCGTACGTCCCTGCTGTGGTATTTGTTGGATGGGGACTTGGTACGTTGGCAGGGAAAAAGCTCGTCGACGTCACAGGATTCAAG GTTTTGTTTTGCATCTCGTCGTTGGTGACGTTCCTGGCAAGTGTCTGGTTTTACGCGCAGACCGAGTCCAGCAAGTACGTCCTGTACGTTCCGGCCCTCATGATGGGCTTCAGCAGCTGCCTGGCCGTGGTGACGTCACATATGATGGTGGTCATACAATCACGTGCTACTGAG GAACGTCCGGTGGGTGTAGATGATTTTACTACCACTGTGGAATTTTTGACCAATGGCTTCGTGGTATTTATTATTATGCAGCTTCATCCAGGAAGTCAGTCTGG GTCTGTGGATCAATATCTTAGACTGGTCATGTTCCTGGTCCCTGCGTTGCACGTGGCTGTGGCGATAGTAGAATCCATCTTTTACGTTCATCTTCCCTTGCCACCTAGTCAAG AACAATTATCTACGGAAGCAAAGCACAGgaaagaagatataaaaataaaaacagttcGCTTGAACATGACCACTGTTCATGGATCCG GTAAGGAGCTAGAAATTGCGGAGGAAGACCTGAAAGTGCTTGAAGATCTACCCTCAACAAACGTATAG
- the LOC5521962 gene encoding uncharacterized protein LOC5521962 isoform X3, translating to MAQDKRNCSQRSWLGITLHAVTWIFLALDTSGPEISRKTQASFSHQTIFILAVGFFATFLYQIASGSSRTRPRSKRSEKDVKENQIELVEFSSKPPLTPPPPLPTPIASSEPLPLPPPPPPTGIDIPHSPSKDDLPLPPPPEEVSLPPPDESPPSSKHPPTVSPSSSSAPPRPSTPPSVSSAPPQPTNFCDTPGTRPWRYRLQNLQYLQSMFTYVLSANTFNIFLFFLPVYLVESLAFDKYSAAYVPAVVFVGWGLGTLAGKKLVDVTGFKVLFCISSLVTFLASVWFYAQTESSKYVLYVPALMMGFSSCLAVVTSHMMVVIQSRATEERPVGVDDFTTTVEFLTNGFVVFIIMQLHPGSQSGSVDQYLRLVMFLVPALHVAVAIVESIFYVHLPLPPSQEQLSTEAKHRKEDIKIKTVRLNMTTVHGSGKACIHLTTCRQQSVSELHAKLDRVFLFSCMKLNICPVAVLGVLAWVQFNNPFQAK from the exons ATGGCGCAGGACAAGAGAAA TTGTAGCCAAAGATCTTGGCTAGGAATCACCCTACATGCGGTCACATGGATATTTTTAGCCTTGGACACGTCAGGCCCAGAGATCTCGAGAAAAACGCAGGCGTCTTTCTCG CATCAAACAATATTCATATTGGCCGTTGGATTTTTCGCCACTTTTCTTTACCAAATAGCATCCGGAAGCAGTAGAACTAGACCTAGAAGTAAAAGGTCTGAAAAAG ATGTCAAAGAAAATCAGATCGAGCTCGTCGAATTCAGTTCCAAGCCCCCCTTAACACCACCTCCACCCCTTCCTACACCCATAGCCTCCTCTgagcccctccccctacccccaccaccaccaccgacAGGAATAGATATACCTCACTCTCCTTCTAAAGACGACCTCCcgctccccccaccccctgaggAAGTCTCACTGCCACCCCCTGATGAGTCTCCTCCGTCATCTAAACACCCTCCTACTGTTtcaccgtcatcatcctcGGCGCCGCCTCGACCATCGACGCCCCCTTCTGTCTCCTCGGCGCCTCCTCAGCCGACTAATTTCTGTGATACCCCTGGTACAAGGCCGTGGAGATATCGACTCCAAAACTTACAGTATTTGCAG tCGATGTTTACTTATGTTCTGAGCGCCAACACATTCAACATTTTCCTCTTCTTCCTTCCCGTCTATTTGGTGGAATCTTTAGCATTTGATAAG TATTCAGCAGCGTACGTCCCTGCTGTGGTATTTGTTGGATGGGGACTTGGTACGTTGGCAGGGAAAAAGCTCGTCGACGTCACAGGATTCAAG GTTTTGTTTTGCATCTCGTCGTTGGTGACGTTCCTGGCAAGTGTCTGGTTTTACGCGCAGACCGAGTCCAGCAAGTACGTCCTGTACGTTCCGGCCCTCATGATGGGCTTCAGCAGCTGCCTGGCCGTGGTGACGTCACATATGATGGTGGTCATACAATCACGTGCTACTGAG GAACGTCCGGTGGGTGTAGATGATTTTACTACCACTGTGGAATTTTTGACCAATGGCTTCGTGGTATTTATTATTATGCAGCTTCATCCAGGAAGTCAGTCTGG GTCTGTGGATCAATATCTTAGACTGGTCATGTTCCTGGTCCCTGCGTTGCACGTGGCTGTGGCGATAGTAGAATCCATCTTTTACGTTCATCTTCCCTTGCCACCTAGTCAAG AACAATTATCTACGGAAGCAAAGCACAGgaaagaagatataaaaataaaaacagttcGCTTGAACATGACCACTGTTCATGGATCCGGTAAGGCCTGTATTCATCTTACGACTTGCAGACAGCAGTCTGTCTCCGAGTTGCATGCCAAGTTAGACCGAGTTTTCCTTTTCTCTTGTATGAAATTGAATATCTGTCCAGTGGCGGTTCTAGGGGTGCTCGCGTGGGTTCAATTTAACAACCCTTTTCAAGCCAAATGA
- the LOC5521962 gene encoding uncharacterized protein LOC5521962 isoform X1 — protein sequence MILIRTFSVQARNDKDNEQRSEGSLESRSTEGDQFMRNAITQYLIRTTPRVLQILTQIAWQSYGYFFFVYIVGISTSSIGILYFVSQLTKALVIVLLKYFRQNLFRLSSRLAQHGQDKTLHAFGSIGVLIFWPFVLAPCVGCVVESTEGILVAAYVFPIFLYSASWTLVEVTKWEQMEPLYWTHGNHLYHSLKSCSQRSWLGITLHAVTWIFLALDTSGPEISRKTQASFSHQTIFILAVGFFATFLYQIASGSSRTRPRSKRSEKDVKENQIELVEFSSKPPLTPPPPLPTPIASSEPLPLPPPPPPTGIDIPHSPSKDDLPLPPPPEEVSLPPPDESPPSSKHPPTVSPSSSSAPPRPSTPPSVSSAPPQPTNFCDTPGTRPWRYRLQNLQYLQSMFTYVLSANTFNIFLFFLPVYLVESLAFDKYSAAYVPAVVFVGWGLGTLAGKKLVDVTGFKVLFCISSLVTFLASVWFYAQTESSKYVLYVPALMMGFSSCLAVVTSHMMVVIQSRATEERPVGVDDFTTTVEFLTNGFVVFIIMQLHPGSQSGSVDQYLRLVMFLVPALHVAVAIVESIFYVHLPLPPSQEQLSTEAKHRKEDIKIKTVRLNMTTVHGSGKACIHLTTCRQQSVSELHAKLDRVFLFSCMKLNICPVAVLGVLAWVQFNNPFQAK from the exons ATGATATTGATCCGAACATTTTCTGTACAAGCAAGAAATGACAAGGACAATGAACAAAGAAGCGAAGGGAGTCTTGAAAGCCGATCGACCGAGGGAGACCAATTCATGAGGAATGCCATCACTCAGTATCTTATCCGTACAACGCCTCGGGTGCTTCAGATATTAACGCAAATTGCATGGCAATCGTATGGATATTTCTTCTTCGTTTACATTGTTGGAATATCTACTTCAAGTATTGGCATTCTCTATTTTGTATCGCAACTCACAAAAGCGCTTGTCATAGTTTTATTGAAGTACTTTCGACAAAACCTGTTCAGACTTTCGAGCCGTCTGGCACAACATGGCCAAGACAAAACATTGCACGCTTTTGGATCTATAGGAGTTTTGATATTTTGGCCATTTGTACTGGCGCCGTGTGTAGGATGTGTAGTCGAGTCTACAGAGGGGATTCTAGTTGCTGCATATGTCTTTCCTATTTTCCTATACTCGGCGAGCTGGACGTTAGTGGAAGTCACAAAATGGGAGCAAATGGAACCCTTGTATTGGACACATGGAAATCATCTGTATCACTCTTTAAAAAG TTGTAGCCAAAGATCTTGGCTAGGAATCACCCTACATGCGGTCACATGGATATTTTTAGCCTTGGACACGTCAGGCCCAGAGATCTCGAGAAAAACGCAGGCGTCTTTCTCG CATCAAACAATATTCATATTGGCCGTTGGATTTTTCGCCACTTTTCTTTACCAAATAGCATCCGGAAGCAGTAGAACTAGACCTAGAAGTAAAAGGTCTGAAAAAG ATGTCAAAGAAAATCAGATCGAGCTCGTCGAATTCAGTTCCAAGCCCCCCTTAACACCACCTCCACCCCTTCCTACACCCATAGCCTCCTCTgagcccctccccctacccccaccaccaccaccgacAGGAATAGATATACCTCACTCTCCTTCTAAAGACGACCTCCcgctccccccaccccctgaggAAGTCTCACTGCCACCCCCTGATGAGTCTCCTCCGTCATCTAAACACCCTCCTACTGTTtcaccgtcatcatcctcGGCGCCGCCTCGACCATCGACGCCCCCTTCTGTCTCCTCGGCGCCTCCTCAGCCGACTAATTTCTGTGATACCCCTGGTACAAGGCCGTGGAGATATCGACTCCAAAACTTACAGTATTTGCAG tCGATGTTTACTTATGTTCTGAGCGCCAACACATTCAACATTTTCCTCTTCTTCCTTCCCGTCTATTTGGTGGAATCTTTAGCATTTGATAAG TATTCAGCAGCGTACGTCCCTGCTGTGGTATTTGTTGGATGGGGACTTGGTACGTTGGCAGGGAAAAAGCTCGTCGACGTCACAGGATTCAAG GTTTTGTTTTGCATCTCGTCGTTGGTGACGTTCCTGGCAAGTGTCTGGTTTTACGCGCAGACCGAGTCCAGCAAGTACGTCCTGTACGTTCCGGCCCTCATGATGGGCTTCAGCAGCTGCCTGGCCGTGGTGACGTCACATATGATGGTGGTCATACAATCACGTGCTACTGAG GAACGTCCGGTGGGTGTAGATGATTTTACTACCACTGTGGAATTTTTGACCAATGGCTTCGTGGTATTTATTATTATGCAGCTTCATCCAGGAAGTCAGTCTGG GTCTGTGGATCAATATCTTAGACTGGTCATGTTCCTGGTCCCTGCGTTGCACGTGGCTGTGGCGATAGTAGAATCCATCTTTTACGTTCATCTTCCCTTGCCACCTAGTCAAG AACAATTATCTACGGAAGCAAAGCACAGgaaagaagatataaaaataaaaacagttcGCTTGAACATGACCACTGTTCATGGATCCGGTAAGGCCTGTATTCATCTTACGACTTGCAGACAGCAGTCTGTCTCCGAGTTGCATGCCAAGTTAGACCGAGTTTTCCTTTTCTCTTGTATGAAATTGAATATCTGTCCAGTGGCGGTTCTAGGGGTGCTCGCGTGGGTTCAATTTAACAACCCTTTTCAAGCCAAATGA
- the LOC5521961 gene encoding major facilitator superfamily domain-containing protein 12 yields MKALVHKLCGERNNKLVKPDRTPLKQRFAYGVGHVFNDLCIQAWFSYSLIYFTKVMGLSAVNAGYIFLASQLADAFSTPFIGYLCDRQITKIVGERYGNKKIWHLFGCVGIAIVWPFLFSPCLMCDENTEEWQKTTYFGILTLIFNICWPMVEISHLSLMPHVARRTKDAIELSAIRSAMKLGCGVYVYVVTWILLKDNKETQIDASVQKPFTYQTIIVLITGGIFALVFHWGVDETTRHREMQNEKERKRSESIRQQEKEALKIRDPEKQALEDEYNHIEVIDRDAKKHMFVDEKKSIKEWFKSTDFYVMMVIYFTTQNTTNLIQTYFPIYLTETMHFPKEAIAYFPLLILVFGIIASAAVKPLTKKFSNRVLYCASAVVVIASEAWMFFNPQESRDAIYAPTILLGCGVSIMVVTSLAMVSDLIGDDKESSGVVYAVMSFVDKLSLGLIVLGLQENTPENHGGVCIPCMDYTRTAFAVIPGIEALIGFVAVAFFFQRSPLKNFNEKRREKEEEKRKNKVIEMKEDDCEKLKYLKSSDV; encoded by the exons ATGAAAGCTCTCGTTCACAAGCTCTGCGGAGAACGAAATAACAAGCTAGTAAAACCCGATAGGACTCCACTGAAACAGCGCTTTGCTTACGGCGTTGGACATGTATTCAACGATCTCTGCATCCAAGCATGGTTCAGCTATTCTCTCATTTATTTTACCAAAGTAATGGGTCTATCCGCCGTCAACGCTGGATACATTTTCCTCGCGTCGCAGCTCGCCGATGCTTTTTCCACGCCATTTATTGGTTACCTCTGCGATAGACAGATCACCAAAATAGTAGGGGAACGTTACGGGAACAAAAAGATTTGGCATTTATTTGGTTGCGTAGGAATCGCCATTGTATGGCCATTTCTGTTTAGTCCATGTCTCATGTGTGATGAGAATACAGAAGAATGGCAGAAAACCACGTACTTTGGTATTTTAACTCTGATCTTTAATATATGCTGGCCTATGGTGGAAATAAGCCATTTATCTCTTATGCCGCATGTTGCAAGAAGGACGAAAGATGCCATTGAGCTAAGCGCGATCAG ATCCGCCATGAAGCTAGGATGTGGAGTCTATGTCTACGTCGTAACATGGATTCTACTAAAAGACAACAAAGAGACCCAGATTGATGCGAGTGTTCAAAAGCCATTCACG taCCAAACCATCATCGTGCTAATAACTGGCGGGATTTTCGCGTTAGTTTTCCACTGGGGCGTGGACGAAACGACTAGACACAGGGAAATGCAAAATG AGAAGGAAAGAAAACGCAGTGAATCGATAAGACAACAAGAGAAGGAAGCATTGAAAATTCGAGATCCCGAGAAACAGGCTTTAGAAGATGAGTACAATCACATAGAAGTCATCGACCGTGACGCGAAAAAACACATGTTCGTCGACGAGAAGAAATCGATTAAAGAGTGGTTTAAGAGTACTGATTTCTACGTG ATGATGGTTATTTATTTCACGACGCAAAACACGACAAATCTGATCCAGACGTACTTCCCCATCTACTTAACCGAGACTATGCACTTTCCTAAG GAAGCCATTGCTTATTTTCCATTGCTCATTCTCGTATTTGGAATTATTGCAAGTGCTGCCGTGAAACCGCTGACCAAGAAATTCTCCAACCGA GTGCTGTATTGTGCGTCCGCTGTGGTTGTCATAGCCTCTGAAGCCTGGATGTTTTTTAACCCGCAAGAAAGCCGCGATGCCATATATGCGCCCACAATTTTACTGGGCTGTGGTGTATCCATCATGGTCGTGACGTCATTGGCGATGGTTTCCGATCTGATTGGCGACGACAAG GAATCAAGTGGCGTGGTGTACGCAGTCATGTCCTTTGTGGACAAGTTATCTTTAGGACTTATTGTATTAGGACTACAGGAGAATACACCGGAGAACCATGG AGGAGTGTGTATTCCCTGTATGGACTATACGCGTACAGCTTTTGCCGTAATCCCTGGAATTGAAGCTCTCATCGGATTTGTCGCCGTCGCATTCTTTTTCCAAAGATCACCGCTGAAGAACTTTAATGAGAAGAGAAGGGAGAAGGAAG aggaaAAGAGGAAAAATAAGGTCATAGAGATGAAGGAAGACGACTGTGAAAAATTGAAGTATCTCAAATCAAGTGACGTTTGA